The following coding sequences are from one Streptomyces dengpaensis window:
- a CDS encoding 4-hydroxyphenylacetate 3-hydroxylase N-terminal domain-containing protein: MTMRTGAEYLESLRDGRNVFIDGERIEDVTKHPLTRGYAAQAARFYDMHHEPENEASLTFVDEDGTRRPIGWLYPRNQHDLERRRDYANQVIRSFGGGAFGRLPQSNNGNWYALVDDTAPWAELSKDTPATVDLARNIITDFEANRDADLWTVPLLNDVQRDRSDPEAAARNPMLRVKERNDEGIVVEGWKGVSTAVIFADTILLGNIVKPGTEPEHIIWASVPVNHPKITHVGRRSNATPAESAFERPLSSLGDELDSMTYFDDVLIPWEHIYHLGDVDHSRLYAQRTFDFEHADTLHHMIVNAELMTGLAVLIAQTTGTLQHPVVGSDIADLVRFHETLRAFTIASETTAFVTPRGLCKPNNIFYDFGRAHYLENVGRLTEKIVEMCGRSAVLSPSDKDFEVPEIGTRLLEMFHGTTLSAHDKVRLFKFVQDRFLSDWAGRFRSFERFQGTPLFLIKLLTMQRISTDPGGSITELAREAIGLGTSDEMTARAVAERKELFASVTSVAGEPARARAADANQGFSLDDKDQPDYIKTQDA, from the coding sequence ATGACCATGAGAACCGGTGCCGAGTACCTGGAATCTCTGCGTGACGGGCGTAACGTCTTCATCGATGGTGAGCGCATCGAGGATGTGACCAAGCATCCTCTGACCCGTGGATACGCCGCGCAGGCCGCGCGCTTCTACGACATGCATCACGAGCCCGAAAACGAGGCCTCCCTGACCTTCGTCGACGAGGACGGCACGCGACGCCCGATCGGCTGGTTGTATCCGCGAAACCAGCACGACCTCGAACGACGGCGCGACTACGCCAACCAGGTGATCCGCAGCTTTGGCGGCGGCGCGTTCGGCCGCCTCCCCCAGAGCAACAACGGCAACTGGTACGCCCTCGTGGACGACACCGCCCCTTGGGCTGAGCTGTCCAAGGACACGCCCGCGACCGTCGACCTCGCCCGCAACATCATCACGGACTTCGAGGCCAACCGCGACGCGGACCTCTGGACGGTCCCCCTGCTCAACGACGTGCAGCGCGACCGCTCGGACCCCGAGGCGGCCGCACGCAACCCGATGCTCCGCGTCAAGGAGCGCAATGACGAAGGCATCGTGGTCGAAGGCTGGAAGGGAGTCTCCACCGCGGTCATATTTGCCGACACGATACTGCTCGGCAACATAGTGAAGCCCGGGACAGAACCGGAGCACATCATCTGGGCGAGCGTCCCCGTGAACCACCCGAAGATCACGCACGTGGGACGCCGTTCCAACGCCACACCCGCCGAGTCCGCCTTCGAGCGGCCTCTGTCAAGCCTCGGCGACGAGCTCGACTCCATGACGTACTTCGATGACGTCCTCATCCCGTGGGAGCACATCTACCACCTGGGCGACGTCGATCACTCCAGGCTGTATGCGCAGCGTACGTTCGATTTCGAGCACGCCGACACCCTGCACCACATGATCGTCAACGCGGAGCTCATGACCGGACTGGCGGTCCTCATCGCACAGACAACGGGAACGCTTCAGCACCCGGTCGTGGGATCCGACATCGCCGACCTCGTCCGCTTCCACGAGACGCTGCGCGCCTTCACCATCGCTTCGGAGACGACCGCGTTCGTGACTCCCAGGGGGCTGTGCAAGCCGAACAACATCTTCTACGACTTCGGCCGCGCGCACTACCTCGAGAACGTGGGCCGGCTGACGGAGAAGATCGTGGAGATGTGCGGCCGCTCAGCGGTGTTGTCGCCGAGCGACAAGGATTTCGAGGTTCCCGAGATCGGCACCAGGCTTCTGGAGATGTTCCACGGCACGACGTTGAGCGCGCACGACAAGGTGCGGCTCTTCAAGTTCGTCCAGGACCGGTTCCTCAGCGACTGGGCCGGACGCTTCAGGTCGTTCGAGAGGTTCCAGGGCACGCCGTTGTTCCTCATCAAGCTGCTGACGATGCAGCGCATCTCGACCGACCCCGGCGGCTCCATCACTGAACTGGCCCGCGAGGCAATCGGTCTCGGCACCTCCGACGAGATGACCGCACGCGCCGTCGCCGAGCGGAAGGAGTTGTT